A region from the Salvelinus sp. IW2-2015 linkage group LG21, ASM291031v2, whole genome shotgun sequence genome encodes:
- the LOC111982454 gene encoding keratin, type I cytoskeletal 13 isoform X2 produces MSALSLRSYGGSRGSSSMSLGGGYQSRIASQAPSVYGGAGGQSVRVSYASGTRXGFDLSSALGGDNGSNAVSVNDKATMQNLNDRLATYLEKVRSLETANAQLERQIREWYEKKTPVTRDYSKYEAILVDLRRKISAATLCNAGILLQIDNAKLAAEDFKVKFENELVMRQSVEADISGLRKVLDELTMSRSDLEMQIEGLKEELVYLKKNHEEEIAAMRAHMNVSSVNVEVDAAPQQDMAKMMEEIRTQYEGIAEKNRREMETWYKGKFDELNKVVTTSTETLQTSRSEINELKRTLQALQIELQSQLSLKSASEGQLNETESRYSMQLNQLQGMVNSLEQELGRMKTDIERQASEYRMLLDIKTRLEMEIAEYRRLLDGEDVGRAVITKKVEIVQVKKHEPVVTKRVRMVIEEIIDGKVVSRTEDVDMEVVKK; encoded by the exons ATGAGTGCTTTATCACTTCGCAGTTATGGAGGCAGCCGAGGCTCATCCTCCATGTCTCTCGGAGGAGGTTACCAGAGTCGCATCGCATCACAGGCACCAAGCGTCTATGGAGGGGCAGGGGGACAGAGTGTCCGCGTATCTTAYGCTTCRGGCACCAGGWGCGGTTTTGAYCTGTCCAGTGCRCTTGGGGGTGACAATGGTAGTAATGCAGTGTCGGTCAACGATAAAGCTACCATGCAGAACCTCAACGACCGTTTGGCCACCTACCTGGAGAAGGTGCGCTCCTTGGAGACAGCGAATGCMCAGCTCGAGCGTCAAATCCGCGAGTGGTACGAGAAGAAGACACCGGTCACCAGAGATTACAGCAAATATGAAGCTATTCTTGTCGACCTGCGCAGAAAG ATCAGTGCTGCCACTCTGTGCAACGCCGGTATCCTCCTGCAGATAGACAATGCCAAACTGGCAGCAGAGGACTTCAAAGTCAA GTTCGAGAATGAACTGGTTATGCGTCAGTCGGTGGAGGCAGACATCTCTGGACTGAGGAAGGTTCTGGACGAGTTGACCATGTCGCGGTCAGACCTGGAAATGCAGATTGAGGGGCTGAAGGAGGAGCTGGTCTACCTCAAGAAGAACCACGAGGAG GAGATTGCTGCCATGCGGGCCCACATGAACGTCAGCTCAGTGAACGTGGAGGTGGACGCAGCACCCCAGCAGGACATGGCCAAGATGATGGAGGAGATCCGTACTCAGTACGAGGGCATCGCCGAGAAGAACCGCCGCGAAATGGAGACCTGGTACAAGGGCAAG TTTGATGAGCTGAACAAGGTGGTGACCACCAGCACAGAGACCCTCCAGACGTCCCGCAGTGAGATCAACGAGCTCAAGAGGACCCTGCAGGCCCTGCAGATCGAGCTGCAGTCCCAGCTCAGCCTG aAATCAGCCTCAGAGGGCCAGCTGAATGAGACCGAGTCCCGCTACAGCATGCAGCTGAACCAGCTCCAGGGCATGGTCAACAGCCTGGAGCAGGAGTTGGGTCGCATGAAGACMGACATCGAGAGGCAGGCCAGCGAATACCGCATGCTCCTGGACATCAAGACCCGGCTGGAGATGGAGATCGCCGAGTACAGGAGGCTGCTGGACGGAGAGGATGTCgg GAGAGCTGTCATCACCAAGAAGGTTGAGATTGTTCAGGTCAAGAAAC ATGAGCCAGTGGTGACAAAGAGAGTGAGGATGGTGATCGAGGAGATAATCGATGGAAAGGTTGTCTCCCGTACAGAGGATGTGGATATGGAGGTGGTGAAAAAATAG
- the LOC111982454 gene encoding keratin, type I cytoskeletal 13 isoform X1, with amino-acid sequence MSALSLRSYGGSRGSSSMSLGGGYQSRIASQAPSVYGGAGGQSVRVSYASGTRXGFDLSSALGGDNGSNAVSVNDKATMQNLNDRLATYLEKVRSLETANAQLERQIREWYEKKTPVTRDYSKYEAILVDLRRKISAATLCNAGILLQIDNAKLAAEDFKVKFENELVMRQSVEADISGLRKVLDELTMSRSDLEMQIEGLKEELVYLKKNHEEEIAAMRAHMNVSSVNVEVDAAPQQDMAKMMEEIRTQYEGIAEKNRREMETWYKGKFDELNKVVTTSTETLQTSRSEINELKRTLQALQIELQSQLSLKSASEGQLNETESRYSMQLNQLQGMVNSLEQELGRMKTDIERQASEYRMLLDIKTRLEMEIAEYRRLLDGEDVGRAVITKKVEIVQVKKHEPVVTKQVEIVQVKKHEPVVTKRVRMVIEEIIDGKVVSRTEDVDMEVVKK; translated from the exons ATGAGTGCTTTATCACTTCGCAGTTATGGAGGCAGCCGAGGCTCATCCTCCATGTCTCTCGGAGGAGGTTACCAGAGTCGCATCGCATCACAGGCACCAAGCGTCTATGGAGGGGCAGGGGGACAGAGTGTCCGCGTATCTTAYGCTTCRGGCACCAGGWGCGGTTTTGAYCTGTCCAGTGCRCTTGGGGGTGACAATGGTAGTAATGCAGTGTCGGTCAACGATAAAGCTACCATGCAGAACCTCAACGACCGTTTGGCCACCTACCTGGAGAAGGTGCGCTCCTTGGAGACAGCGAATGCMCAGCTCGAGCGTCAAATCCGCGAGTGGTACGAGAAGAAGACACCGGTCACCAGAGATTACAGCAAATATGAAGCTATTCTTGTCGACCTGCGCAGAAAG ATCAGTGCTGCCACTCTGTGCAACGCCGGTATCCTCCTGCAGATAGACAATGCCAAACTGGCAGCAGAGGACTTCAAAGTCAA GTTCGAGAATGAACTGGTTATGCGTCAGTCGGTGGAGGCAGACATCTCTGGACTGAGGAAGGTTCTGGACGAGTTGACCATGTCGCGGTCAGACCTGGAAATGCAGATTGAGGGGCTGAAGGAGGAGCTGGTCTACCTCAAGAAGAACCACGAGGAG GAGATTGCTGCCATGCGGGCCCACATGAACGTCAGCTCAGTGAACGTGGAGGTGGACGCAGCACCCCAGCAGGACATGGCCAAGATGATGGAGGAGATCCGTACTCAGTACGAGGGCATCGCCGAGAAGAACCGCCGCGAAATGGAGACCTGGTACAAGGGCAAG TTTGATGAGCTGAACAAGGTGGTGACCACCAGCACAGAGACCCTCCAGACGTCCCGCAGTGAGATCAACGAGCTCAAGAGGACCCTGCAGGCCCTGCAGATCGAGCTGCAGTCCCAGCTCAGCCTG aAATCAGCCTCAGAGGGCCAGCTGAATGAGACCGAGTCCCGCTACAGCATGCAGCTGAACCAGCTCCAGGGCATGGTCAACAGCCTGGAGCAGGAGTTGGGTCGCATGAAGACMGACATCGAGAGGCAGGCCAGCGAATACCGCATGCTCCTGGACATCAAGACCCGGCTGGAGATGGAGATCGCCGAGTACAGGAGGCTGCTGGACGGAGAGGATGTCgg GAGAGCTGTCATCACCAAGAAGGTTGAGATTGTTCAGGTCAAGAAAC ATGAGCCAGTGGTGACAAAGCAGGTTGAGATTGTTCAGGTCAAGAAAC ATGAGCCAGTGGTGACAAAGAGAGTGAGGATGGTGATCGAGGAGATAATCGATGGAAAGGTTGTCTCCCGTACAGAGGATGTGGATATGGAGGTGGTGAAAAAATAG